A stretch of Saccharothrix texasensis DNA encodes these proteins:
- a CDS encoding alpha/beta fold hydrolase, giving the protein MRNTLLDAEGVRLSVRESGPDDAPAVVLVHGWAQSGEVWPLQPSLRSYAVDLRGHGASEVARNGYRESAAWAADLKAVLDHVGRPAVVVGWSYGGVVIADYLRCHGTAGISGVVLVGAVTELGRDRPGAVTGRVMKAVLPAAFSDDPAVAVPALTDFCRDQAPGLAGDVVQRMVGTALRVPPWVRREVFRREVDSAVVLKAVDKPTLVVHGTADEVVDPAAGEYAAALIPGADLRRYDGIGHSPFLERPERFAADLGRFVAEVSR; this is encoded by the coding sequence GTGCGGAACACTCTCCTCGACGCCGAGGGCGTCCGGCTGTCGGTTCGCGAGTCGGGCCCTGACGACGCCCCCGCGGTCGTGCTGGTGCACGGATGGGCGCAGTCGGGGGAGGTGTGGCCGCTTCAGCCGTCGTTGCGCAGTTACGCGGTGGACCTGCGTGGTCACGGGGCGTCGGAAGTCGCCCGGAACGGGTATCGGGAATCGGCGGCCTGGGCGGCCGATCTGAAGGCCGTCCTCGACCACGTCGGACGGCCCGCGGTGGTGGTGGGGTGGTCGTACGGCGGGGTGGTGATCGCCGACTACCTGCGTTGTCACGGCACGGCCGGGATCAGCGGGGTGGTGCTGGTCGGGGCGGTCACCGAGTTGGGGCGGGACAGGCCCGGCGCGGTCACCGGGCGGGTGATGAAGGCGGTGTTGCCCGCGGCGTTCTCCGACGACCCCGCGGTGGCGGTGCCGGCGTTGACGGACTTCTGCCGCGACCAGGCGCCCGGGTTGGCCGGTGACGTGGTGCAGCGGATGGTGGGCACGGCGTTGCGGGTGCCGCCGTGGGTCCGGCGCGAGGTGTTCCGGCGCGAGGTGGACAGCGCCGTCGTGCTGAAGGCGGTCGACAAGCCGACACTGGTCGTGCACGGCACCGCCGACGAGGTGGTCGACCCGGCCGCCGGTGAGTACGCGGCGGCCCTGATCCCCGGAGCCGACTTGCGCCGCTACGACGGAATCGGACACTCGCCGTTCCTGGAACGGCCGGAGCGGTTCGCGGCCGACCTCGGGCGGTTCGTCGCGGAGGTGTCGCGGTGA
- a CDS encoding UDP-N-acetylmuramate dehydrogenase, producing the protein MSRRLPFSVVTTPPSSARVPLAECTTLRLGGPAARFTRAATAAELVETVRALDADGEPLLLLGGGSNLVVSDAGFDGTVVAVGTSGRRLDPLGDGLVQLTVEAGEDWDSVVAEAVAQGLGGLECLSGIPGLVGATPVQNVGAYGVEVAQVLTSVDLLDRRTGRVHQVPADGLGLAYRTSVLKGTDQAVVLRARFALTAGGQSAPIRYGELARALGVAPGDRVPADAARKAVLELRRGKGMVLDAADHDTWSAGSFFTNPLLDDSTLAGVLIRIAERLGPHVDVPTYPAGPGFSKLSAAWLIERAGFGRGHRGPGGRVALSGKHTLALTNRGGASTEDLLDLAREVRDGVRTAFGVELLPEPVLVGCELG; encoded by the coding sequence ATGTCGCGGAGGCTACCGTTCTCCGTCGTGACCACCCCGCCCTCCAGTGCCCGTGTGCCGCTGGCCGAGTGCACCACGCTGCGGCTCGGTGGCCCTGCGGCGAGGTTCACGCGCGCCGCCACCGCCGCCGAGCTGGTCGAGACCGTGCGCGCCCTGGACGCGGACGGCGAGCCGTTGCTGCTGCTCGGCGGCGGGTCGAACCTGGTGGTGTCCGACGCCGGGTTCGACGGCACGGTCGTGGCGGTCGGCACGTCCGGCCGCCGGCTCGACCCGCTGGGCGACGGCCTCGTGCAGCTGACCGTGGAAGCGGGTGAGGACTGGGACTCGGTCGTCGCGGAGGCCGTGGCGCAGGGGCTGGGCGGGCTGGAGTGCCTGTCGGGCATCCCCGGGCTGGTCGGGGCGACGCCGGTGCAGAACGTCGGCGCGTACGGCGTCGAGGTCGCGCAGGTGCTGACCTCGGTGGACCTGCTGGACCGGCGCACGGGTCGCGTGCACCAGGTGCCGGCGGACGGCTTGGGGCTGGCGTACCGGACCAGTGTGCTGAAGGGCACGGACCAGGCGGTGGTGCTGCGGGCGCGGTTCGCGCTCACCGCGGGCGGGCAGTCCGCGCCCATCCGGTACGGCGAGCTGGCTCGCGCGCTGGGCGTCGCGCCCGGTGACCGGGTGCCCGCCGACGCGGCCCGCAAGGCGGTGCTGGAGCTGCGGCGCGGCAAGGGCATGGTGCTCGACGCGGCCGACCACGACACGTGGAGCGCGGGCTCGTTCTTCACCAACCCGCTGCTGGACGACTCGACGCTGGCCGGGGTGCTGATCCGGATCGCGGAGCGGTTGGGGCCGCACGTGGACGTGCCGACCTACCCGGCCGGGCCGGGCTTCTCGAAGCTGTCGGCGGCGTGGCTGATCGAGCGGGCCGGGTTCGGGCGCGGGCACCGGGGGCCGGGCGGTCGGGTGGCGCTGTCCGGCAAGCACACGCTGGCGCTGACCAACCGGGGCGGCGCGTCCACGGAGGACCTGCTGGACCTGGCGCGCGAGGTGCGCGACGGGGTGCGGACGGCGTTCGGGGTGGAGCTGCTGCCGGAGCCGGTGTTGGTGGGCTGCGAACTGGGGTGA
- a CDS encoding SDR family NAD(P)-dependent oxidoreductase, producing MNRPIAVVTGASAGIGEATARRLAAEGFHVVLGARRVDRLKAIADEIDGVAVELDVTSAPSVDAFLDAIPAANVLVNNAGGARGLATVAEADEEHWRWMWETNVLGTLRVTKGLLPKLIASGDGHVVTVTSVAAYEAYDNGSGYTSAKHAQSALHRTLRGELLGRPVRVTEILPGMVETDFSVNRFDGDADRAAAVYQGVTPLTADDVADVIAFAVTRPAHVNLDQIVLKPRAQASASRIHRA from the coding sequence GTGAACCGTCCTATCGCAGTCGTGACCGGAGCCAGTGCGGGCATCGGCGAGGCCACCGCCCGCAGGCTCGCCGCCGAGGGCTTCCACGTGGTGCTCGGTGCCCGGCGGGTCGACCGCCTCAAGGCTATCGCGGATGAGATCGACGGCGTCGCGGTCGAGTTGGACGTCACCTCGGCGCCGTCGGTCGACGCCTTCCTCGACGCCATCCCCGCGGCGAACGTGCTGGTCAACAACGCCGGCGGCGCGCGCGGCCTGGCCACCGTCGCCGAGGCGGACGAGGAGCACTGGCGGTGGATGTGGGAGACGAACGTGCTGGGCACGTTGCGCGTCACGAAGGGCCTGCTGCCGAAGCTGATCGCCTCCGGTGACGGGCACGTGGTCACCGTCACCTCGGTCGCCGCCTACGAGGCCTACGACAACGGCTCCGGCTACACCTCCGCGAAGCACGCCCAGTCCGCGCTGCACCGCACGCTCCGCGGCGAGCTGCTCGGCCGGCCGGTGCGGGTGACCGAGATCCTGCCCGGCATGGTCGAGACCGACTTCTCCGTCAACCGCTTCGACGGCGACGCCGACCGGGCCGCGGCCGTCTACCAGGGTGTGACGCCGTTGACCGCGGACGACGTGGCCGACGTGATCGCGTTCGCGGTGACCAGGCCCGCGCACGTCAACCTGGACCAGATCGTCCTCAAGCCCCGGGCGCAGGCGTCGGCGTCCCGCATCCACCGGGCGTGA
- a CDS encoding maleylpyruvate isomerase N-terminal domain-containing protein, translated as MDHVDFVQHLRTQYAALRAAAVAAGPDAPVPSCPGWTVRDLVDHVGLVHSWASRALRTPVDGERPRPDDRPADWDELLVWWDEKVAELADTLAGAPADTPAWTFIGPKTFGFWSRRQAHETAIHRLDAEHARHGADVPSLLFDVEFAADGVDEFLTRMLPRAAQRKPVERAGRVLFHAADAGRAWELRLTPGQPPEVGPITGSATDEDATAAGTADALYRAVWGRPSGAITSGDRSLLDGLPRP; from the coding sequence GTGGACCACGTCGACTTCGTGCAGCACCTGAGGACCCAGTACGCCGCGCTGCGCGCCGCCGCGGTGGCCGCCGGGCCGGACGCGCCGGTGCCGAGCTGTCCCGGGTGGACGGTGCGGGACCTGGTGGACCACGTCGGCCTCGTCCACTCCTGGGCGTCGCGCGCCTTGCGCACCCCGGTGGACGGCGAGCGGCCGCGGCCCGACGACCGCCCCGCCGACTGGGACGAGCTGCTCGTCTGGTGGGACGAGAAGGTCGCCGAGCTGGCCGACACGCTGGCCGGCGCCCCGGCGGACACGCCCGCGTGGACGTTCATCGGGCCGAAGACCTTCGGCTTCTGGTCACGCCGGCAGGCGCACGAGACCGCGATCCACCGGCTCGACGCCGAGCACGCCCGGCACGGCGCGGACGTCCCGTCGCTGCTGTTCGACGTGGAGTTCGCGGCCGACGGCGTGGACGAGTTCCTGACCCGGATGCTGCCGCGGGCCGCCCAGCGCAAGCCGGTCGAGCGGGCGGGCCGGGTGCTGTTCCACGCCGCCGACGCGGGCCGCGCCTGGGAGCTGCGCCTCACGCCCGGACAGCCGCCGGAGGTGGGCCCGATCACCGGTTCGGCGACCGACGAGGACGCCACCGCGGCCGGCACCGCCGACGCGCTGTACCGGGCGGTGTGGGGCCGGCCGAGCGGCGCCATCACATCGGGTGACAGGTCTCTGCTGGACGGGCTGCCGCGACCGTAG
- a CDS encoding DUF2505 domain-containing protein — MARRIEHRTTSRWPARDVYAALVDQTYLRDRLAELGGTNPELVAFTTTDQSTSYQLKQGVPADRLPSVARGLLGGDLVIDRAESWTEAGHTGTVEVTLNGVPGRLDGTITLADTASGSELTLTGQVKVSIPIMGGKLEAMIVEQVSLLLDKESEFTAEWLARRA; from the coding sequence ATGGCACGCCGCATCGAGCACCGAACCACGTCCCGCTGGCCGGCGCGGGACGTGTACGCAGCGCTGGTGGACCAGACCTACCTGCGCGACCGGCTCGCCGAGCTGGGCGGCACGAACCCGGAGCTGGTCGCCTTCACCACCACCGACCAGAGCACGTCCTACCAGCTCAAGCAGGGTGTGCCCGCGGACAGGCTGCCGTCGGTGGCCCGCGGCCTGCTCGGCGGCGACCTCGTGATCGACCGCGCCGAGTCGTGGACCGAGGCCGGTCACACGGGCACGGTGGAGGTGACGCTGAACGGCGTCCCGGGCCGGTTGGACGGCACGATCACGCTCGCCGACACCGCGAGTGGGAGCGAACTCACGCTCACGGGTCAGGTGAAGGTGAGCATCCCGATCATGGGCGGCAAGCTGGAGGCGATGATCGTCGAACAGGTCTCGCTGCTGCTCGACAAGGAATCCGAGTTCACCGCCGAATGGCTCGCACGCCGCGCCTAG
- a CDS encoding LOG family protein produces the protein MRTEYTDLDQVRAAAELRHAVLVGLDLSEEELRVPMDGALFLGCTLSPLAQRRAAAAGALVFPTIPDLPYDVYRSRLYTPAELFAGFDPDDPLSYADTPDARIYRHSRTRGHNPDPLHALAERLHDHAITEALADVLPERPVAVMGGHALGRDTDGYRRAVRLGAALGEAGFTVLTGGGPGVMEAVPLGVRIGVDEPTLKDLAKAPAFGGDAESVGRWIAACPTDLPSSDRPRTIGIPTWFYGHEPPNPACELHAKYFANSVREEGLLTVAAGGIIYTPGSAGTVQEVFQDYCQNHYGSVGPAAPMVFLGADFWVDEVPAAPLVRRLARGREAERWILVTDDADEAVSFLREYAA, from the coding sequence GTGCGCACCGAGTACACCGACCTCGACCAGGTCCGCGCGGCGGCCGAGCTGAGGCACGCCGTCCTCGTCGGGCTCGACCTGAGCGAGGAGGAGCTGCGCGTGCCGATGGACGGCGCGCTGTTCCTCGGCTGCACGCTCTCCCCGCTCGCCCAGCGGCGCGCGGCGGCGGCCGGGGCGCTGGTGTTCCCGACCATCCCCGACCTGCCCTACGACGTGTACCGGTCGCGGCTCTACACGCCGGCCGAGCTGTTCGCCGGGTTCGACCCGGACGACCCGCTGTCCTACGCCGACACCCCCGACGCCCGGATCTACCGCCACAGCCGGACCCGGGGCCACAACCCCGACCCGCTGCACGCCCTCGCCGAACGCCTGCACGACCACGCGATCACCGAGGCGTTGGCGGACGTGCTGCCCGAACGGCCGGTCGCCGTGATGGGCGGGCACGCCCTCGGCCGCGACACGGACGGCTACCGACGTGCCGTGCGGCTCGGCGCGGCGCTCGGCGAAGCCGGGTTCACGGTGCTGACCGGCGGCGGGCCGGGCGTGATGGAGGCCGTGCCGCTCGGCGTGCGGATCGGCGTGGACGAGCCGACGTTGAAGGACCTGGCGAAGGCGCCCGCGTTCGGCGGCGACGCCGAGTCCGTCGGCCGCTGGATCGCCGCCTGCCCCACCGACCTGCCCTCCTCCGACCGACCGCGCACGATCGGCATCCCGACCTGGTTCTACGGTCACGAGCCGCCGAACCCGGCGTGTGAGCTGCACGCCAAGTACTTCGCCAACTCGGTGCGCGAGGAGGGTCTGCTCACCGTCGCCGCCGGCGGCATCATCTACACGCCGGGCAGCGCGGGCACCGTCCAGGAGGTCTTCCAGGACTACTGCCAGAACCACTACGGCTCGGTCGGCCCGGCCGCGCCGATGGTGTTCCTGGGCGCGGACTTCTGGGTCGACGAGGTGCCGGCCGCGCCGCTGGTGCGGCGCCTGGCCCGGGGCCGGGAGGCCGAGCGCTGGATCCTGGTCACCGACGACGCCGACGAGGCCGTCAGCTTCCTGCGGGAGTACGCGGCGTGA
- a CDS encoding amidase gives MWDWTAAEQAAAVRSGRTTAVALVESHLARIAEVNPVVNAITRVLAEQALTEAAQVDRDGARGPLAGVPFTVKESIAIGGVPTTHGAVRFKDFVAPLDAPPVARLRAAGAIPIGHANMPTLTLAGMHTRSELFGDTVNPWDPAVTPGGSSGGDGVAVATGMAGLGLGNDSGGSVRIPAAFCGVAGLKPTSGRFPADHRLGPDDPPLGAQLFVVDGPLARTVGDLRLAFEALAGTSPRDPRAVPVPLTGPPAPRRVAVAADPGGAGVDPVVRAAVEDAAGVLSDAGYEVVEADVPALDEALSAYGAMLMTEFTPSWPVVRTLLGAEGHRYIEMSMAKTGPVDVAEYLRLTGVLLGVKRAWAEFLDRFPLVLGPVFTAPAPEPGLESRSREGHDLVTGAMRLCTATSFAGLPAVAVPTGVVDGLPVGVQLIGRAYREDLCLAAAEVVQRVLTPRTPAGS, from the coding sequence ATGTGGGACTGGACGGCGGCGGAGCAGGCCGCCGCGGTGCGCTCGGGGCGGACCACCGCGGTGGCGCTGGTGGAGAGCCACCTGGCGCGCATCGCCGAGGTGAACCCGGTGGTCAACGCGATCACGCGGGTGCTGGCCGAGCAGGCGCTGACCGAGGCGGCGCAGGTCGACCGGGACGGCGCGCGCGGGCCGTTGGCCGGGGTGCCGTTCACGGTGAAGGAGAGCATCGCGATCGGCGGCGTGCCGACGACGCACGGCGCGGTGCGGTTCAAGGACTTCGTGGCGCCCCTGGACGCGCCGCCGGTGGCGCGGCTGCGGGCGGCGGGTGCGATCCCGATCGGGCACGCGAACATGCCGACGCTCACGCTGGCCGGCATGCACACGCGCAGCGAGCTGTTCGGCGACACGGTGAACCCCTGGGACCCGGCCGTCACGCCCGGCGGATCCAGCGGCGGCGACGGGGTGGCGGTGGCGACCGGGATGGCCGGCCTGGGACTGGGCAACGACTCCGGCGGCTCGGTGCGCATCCCGGCGGCGTTCTGCGGCGTGGCCGGGCTGAAGCCGACCTCCGGGCGGTTCCCGGCCGACCACCGGCTCGGCCCGGACGACCCGCCGCTGGGCGCGCAGCTGTTCGTGGTCGACGGGCCGCTCGCCCGGACCGTCGGCGACCTGCGGTTGGCGTTCGAGGCGCTGGCCGGCACGTCGCCGCGCGACCCGCGGGCGGTGCCCGTGCCGCTGACCGGGCCGCCGGCGCCGCGCCGGGTCGCCGTGGCGGCCGATCCCGGCGGCGCGGGCGTCGACCCGGTGGTGCGGGCCGCCGTCGAGGACGCCGCCGGCGTGCTGTCGGACGCCGGGTACGAGGTCGTCGAAGCGGACGTGCCGGCGCTGGACGAGGCGTTGTCGGCGTACGGGGCCATGCTGATGACCGAGTTCACGCCGAGCTGGCCGGTGGTGCGCACCCTGCTCGGCGCGGAGGGCCACCGGTACATCGAGATGTCGATGGCGAAGACCGGGCCGGTGGACGTCGCCGAGTACCTGCGGCTCACCGGCGTGCTGCTGGGCGTGAAGCGGGCGTGGGCCGAGTTCCTGGACCGGTTCCCGCTGGTGCTCGGGCCGGTGTTCACCGCGCCGGCGCCCGAGCCGGGGCTGGAGTCCCGCTCGCGCGAGGGCCACGACCTGGTGACCGGCGCGATGCGGCTGTGCACCGCGACCAGCTTCGCGGGCCTGCCCGCGGTGGCCGTGCCGACCGGGGTGGTCGACGGGCTGCCGGTGGGCGTGCAGCTGATCGGCCGGGCCTACCGCGAGGACCTCTGCCTGGCCGCGGCCGAGGTGGTGCAGCGGGTGCTCACGCCGCGTACTCCCGCAGGAAGCTGA
- the purU gene encoding formyltetrahydrofolate deformylase — protein MPLPERRYVITFGCPDRTGIVARISSFLAEHGGWIVEAAYHTDPATNWFFTRQEVRADSLPFDVEELRTRFAEVARELGAHPGSWRVADSGERRRVVILVSKEGHCLYDLLGRVASHELDVDVAAVIGNHADLAGITRAHGIPFHHLPFPANDPEGKAAAFAQLRQLVDGHRPHAVVLARFMQILPPELCAAWAGRALNIHHSFLPSFVGARPYHQARSRGVKLVGATCHYVTADLDQGPIVEQDVIRVDHTDSVNDMVRKGRDIEKVVLSRGLRWHLEDRVLVHGNQTVIF, from the coding sequence GTGCCCCTGCCTGAACGACGCTACGTGATCACCTTCGGCTGCCCCGACCGCACCGGCATCGTGGCCCGGATCTCCTCGTTCCTGGCCGAGCACGGCGGCTGGATCGTCGAGGCGGCCTACCACACCGACCCGGCCACCAACTGGTTCTTCACCCGCCAGGAGGTCCGGGCCGACTCGCTGCCGTTCGACGTGGAGGAGCTGCGGACCCGGTTCGCCGAGGTGGCCCGCGAGCTGGGCGCGCACCCCGGGTCGTGGCGGGTCGCCGACTCCGGCGAGCGCAGGCGAGTGGTGATCCTCGTGTCCAAGGAGGGGCACTGCCTGTACGACCTGCTGGGCCGGGTGGCGTCGCACGAGCTGGACGTCGACGTGGCCGCGGTCATCGGCAACCACGCCGACCTGGCCGGGATCACCAGGGCGCACGGCATCCCGTTCCACCACCTGCCGTTCCCGGCGAACGACCCGGAGGGCAAGGCGGCGGCGTTCGCGCAGCTGCGGCAGCTCGTCGACGGGCACCGGCCGCACGCGGTGGTGCTGGCGCGGTTCATGCAGATCCTGCCCCCGGAGCTGTGCGCGGCCTGGGCCGGGCGGGCGCTGAACATCCACCACAGCTTCCTGCCGTCGTTCGTCGGGGCGCGGCCGTACCACCAGGCGCGCAGCCGGGGCGTGAAACTGGTCGGCGCGACGTGCCACTACGTGACCGCGGACCTCGACCAGGGGCCCATCGTGGAGCAGGACGTGATCCGGGTGGACCACACCGACTCCGTCAACGACATGGTGCGCAAGGGGCGTGACATCGAGAAGGTCGTGCTGTCGCGCGGTCTGCGGTGGCACCTGGAGGACCGCGTCCTGGTGCACGGCAACCAGACCGTCATCTTCTGA
- the mshA gene encoding D-inositol-3-phosphate glycosyltransferase: protein MKRVAVLSVHTSPLEQPGTGDAGGMNVYIVETATRMARRGIAVEIFTRATSSELPPVAELAPGVKVRHVVAGPFEGLGKEELPGQLCAFTAGVLRAEARHEPGHYDVVHSHYWLSGQVGWLARERWAVPLVHTAHTLAKVKNLALAADDTPEPRMRVIGEEQVVAEADRLVANTDVEAAELVKLYDADPSKVLVVPPGVDLERFTPGDRDGARAALGLRPESVVLAFVGRIQPLKAPDVLLRAAAEMVARDPGLRARLVVLVVGGPSGSGMKTPEELVRLAAELRISDVVRFMPPQGGEALARVYRAADVVAVPSYNESFGLVALEAQACGTPVVAAAVGGLPVAVRDWVSGALVDSHEPGAWARVLTSIALNPACREELASNAVGHARRFSWDRTTDSLLAGYAEARDVFREEVIA from the coding sequence GTGAAGCGGGTCGCGGTGCTGTCGGTGCACACGTCACCGCTGGAGCAGCCCGGCACGGGCGACGCCGGTGGGATGAACGTCTACATCGTGGAGACCGCCACCCGGATGGCGCGGCGGGGGATCGCGGTGGAGATCTTCACCCGGGCGACGTCCTCGGAGTTGCCGCCGGTGGCCGAGCTCGCGCCCGGCGTGAAGGTGCGGCACGTGGTCGCGGGGCCGTTCGAAGGGTTGGGCAAGGAAGAACTGCCCGGTCAGCTCTGCGCGTTCACCGCCGGGGTGCTGCGGGCGGAGGCGCGGCACGAGCCCGGGCACTACGACGTCGTGCACTCGCACTACTGGCTGTCGGGGCAGGTCGGGTGGTTGGCGCGGGAGCGGTGGGCGGTGCCGCTGGTGCACACGGCGCACACGCTGGCGAAGGTGAAGAACCTGGCGCTGGCGGCCGACGACACACCGGAGCCCCGGATGCGGGTCATCGGCGAGGAGCAGGTCGTCGCGGAAGCGGACCGGCTGGTGGCCAACACCGACGTCGAGGCGGCCGAGCTGGTCAAGCTGTACGACGCGGACCCGTCGAAGGTGCTGGTCGTGCCGCCGGGGGTGGACCTGGAGCGGTTCACGCCCGGTGACCGGGACGGGGCGCGGGCGGCACTGGGGTTGCGGCCGGAGTCGGTCGTGCTGGCCTTCGTGGGGCGCATCCAGCCGTTGAAGGCGCCGGACGTGCTGTTGCGGGCGGCGGCGGAGATGGTGGCGCGCGACCCCGGGCTGCGGGCGCGGCTGGTCGTGCTGGTGGTCGGCGGTCCGTCGGGATCGGGCATGAAGACGCCCGAAGAGCTGGTGCGGTTGGCGGCCGAGCTGCGGATCTCCGACGTGGTGCGGTTCATGCCGCCGCAGGGCGGCGAGGCGTTGGCGCGGGTGTACCGCGCGGCCGACGTGGTCGCGGTGCCCAGCTACAACGAGTCGTTCGGGCTGGTCGCGCTGGAGGCGCAGGCGTGCGGGACGCCGGTGGTCGCGGCGGCGGTCGGCGGGTTGCCGGTGGCCGTGCGCGACTGGGTGTCCGGCGCGTTGGTGGACAGCCACGAACCGGGCGCGTGGGCGCGGGTGCTGACGTCCATCGCGCTGAACCCGGCGTGCCGGGAGGAGCTGGCGAGCAACGCCGTCGGCCACGCCCGCCGGTTCTCCTGGGACCGGACGACTGATTCACTCCTGGCCGGGTACGCCGAAGCACGGGACGTGTTCCGCGAGGAGGTCATCGCTTGA
- a CDS encoding class I SAM-dependent methyltransferase, producing the protein MARTPRLAAGRARALGLPTRGTTNPNRLRRVDRWVAHAHRDLLAAPDPLVVDLGYGSSPITTVELAARLRAVNPAVRVLGLELDAERVAAGKAVADPPALDFRRGGFELAGARPVLLRAFNVLRQYTEEQAAEAWDTMVGRLAPGGVLVEGTCDEIGRRCCWVALTSDGPRTFTLSCLPADLETPGDLAERLPKALIHHNVPGEKVHALLSELDACWATCAPFAPYGPRARWVESVRLLAERGWPVLDDRKRWRLGEVTLPWDVVSP; encoded by the coding sequence ATGGCTCGCACGCCGCGCCTAGCCGCGGGCCGGGCGCGCGCGCTCGGCCTGCCCACGAGGGGCACCACCAACCCGAACCGCCTGCGCCGGGTCGACCGGTGGGTCGCGCACGCCCACCGGGACCTGCTCGCCGCGCCCGACCCGCTGGTGGTGGACCTCGGCTACGGCTCCTCCCCGATCACCACCGTCGAGCTGGCGGCCCGGCTGCGCGCGGTCAACCCGGCCGTCCGCGTGCTCGGCCTCGAACTCGACGCCGAACGGGTCGCCGCGGGCAAGGCGGTCGCCGACCCGCCCGCGCTGGACTTCCGGCGCGGCGGGTTCGAGCTGGCCGGCGCGCGCCCGGTGCTGCTGCGCGCGTTCAACGTGCTGCGCCAGTACACCGAGGAGCAGGCGGCGGAGGCGTGGGACACCATGGTCGGCCGGCTCGCGCCCGGCGGGGTGCTGGTCGAGGGCACGTGCGACGAGATCGGCCGCCGGTGCTGCTGGGTCGCGTTGACCTCCGACGGGCCGCGGACGTTCACCCTCTCCTGCCTGCCCGCCGACCTGGAGACGCCGGGCGACCTGGCCGAACGGCTGCCGAAGGCGTTGATCCACCACAACGTGCCCGGCGAGAAGGTGCACGCCCTGCTGTCCGAGCTGGACGCGTGCTGGGCGACGTGCGCGCCGTTCGCGCCCTACGGCCCGCGTGCGCGCTGGGTGGAGTCCGTGCGGCTGCTGGCCGAGCGCGGCTGGCCGGTGCTGGACGACCGGAAGCGGTGGCGGCTCGGCGAGGTGACCCTGCCCTGGGACGTGGTGAGTCCCTAG
- a CDS encoding L,D-transpeptidase codes for MHRTVAALLLGLALVAGCSAKVETGTAKPVGGDNPPVAKFTTAPADGAVDAPVNVPVQVTVAEGTIDQVTVTNPEGQAVAGKLAEDKKSWASTEPLGFGKAYAYAGRATGTDGRPVDLKGGFTTLNPASQVRATLFPGDNDTMGVAVPIKVEFDADVSDRATVQKALTVTNSAGVQGSWAWLNSREVHYRPEKYWPANTQIHVEAKLYGVAYGGGAFGRADVTSDFTIGRNQVVKIDTPSHQLVVQRDGQTVATYPASFGKDDDPALNTPNGTFVVMQKFDTWSFDNPQYGYTNVVKKWSVRFSNHGEFIHENNDNAANIGKVNSSHGCANLLEADAKAYYDSAMVGDPVEVTGASMTLPAQFDWYDWQIPWAQWQTMSAL; via the coding sequence GTGCACAGGACAGTGGCGGCTCTGCTGCTCGGCTTGGCCCTGGTGGCGGGCTGCTCGGCGAAGGTGGAAACGGGCACGGCCAAACCGGTCGGCGGCGACAACCCGCCCGTGGCCAAGTTCACCACCGCGCCCGCGGACGGCGCGGTCGATGCCCCGGTCAACGTGCCGGTGCAGGTCACCGTGGCCGAGGGGACGATCGACCAGGTCACGGTCACCAACCCCGAGGGCCAGGCCGTCGCGGGCAAGCTCGCCGAGGACAAGAAGTCGTGGGCCAGCACGGAGCCCCTCGGGTTCGGCAAGGCGTACGCGTACGCGGGCCGGGCGACCGGGACGGACGGGCGGCCCGTCGACCTGAAAGGCGGGTTCACCACCCTGAACCCCGCTTCCCAGGTGCGCGCGACGCTGTTCCCCGGCGACAACGACACCATGGGCGTGGCCGTGCCCATCAAGGTCGAGTTCGACGCCGACGTCTCCGACCGGGCGACGGTGCAGAAGGCGTTGACGGTGACGAACTCCGCCGGCGTCCAGGGCAGCTGGGCGTGGCTGAACTCGCGCGAGGTCCACTACCGGCCGGAGAAGTACTGGCCCGCCAACACGCAGATCCACGTCGAGGCCAAGCTGTACGGCGTGGCCTACGGCGGCGGCGCGTTCGGCCGCGCGGACGTGACCAGCGACTTCACCATCGGCCGCAACCAGGTCGTGAAGATCGACACGCCGTCGCACCAGCTGGTCGTGCAGCGTGACGGGCAGACCGTGGCGACCTACCCGGCGTCGTTCGGCAAGGACGACGACCCGGCGCTGAACACGCCGAACGGCACGTTCGTGGTGATGCAGAAGTTCGACACGTGGAGCTTCGACAACCCCCAGTACGGCTACACCAACGTGGTCAAGAAGTGGTCGGTGCGGTTCTCCAACCACGGCGAGTTCATCCACGAGAACAACGACAACGCGGCGAACATCGGCAAGGTCAACTCGTCGCACGGCTGCGCGAACCTGTTGGAGGCCGACGCCAAGGCCTACTACGACAGCGCGATGGTCGGTGATCCCGTCGAGGTGACCGGGGCGAGCATGACGTTGCCGGCGCAGTTCGACTGGTACGACTGGCAGATTCCGTGGGCGCAGTGGCAGACGATGTCCGCTCTGTGA